A genomic window from Providencia alcalifaciens includes:
- the hslR gene encoding ribosome-associated heat shock protein Hsp15 produces the protein MKPLSTNQSSTKPSSAEQVRLDKWLWVARFYKTRSIAREMIDGGKVHYNGQRSKPGKIVELGAMIKVRQGNDERIVEVLEISNQRKGAPEAQLLYRETVESLEQRDKMAMARKMNALTMPHPDRRPDKKERRTLLKFKHTNSHESS, from the coding sequence ATGAAGCCGTTATCGACAAATCAATCTTCAACAAAGCCATCATCCGCTGAACAAGTTCGTCTTGATAAATGGCTATGGGTTGCTCGTTTTTATAAAACACGTTCAATTGCTCGTGAGATGATTGATGGCGGAAAAGTCCATTATAATGGGCAAAGAAGTAAGCCAGGAAAAATTGTTGAACTGGGTGCAATGATAAAAGTGCGTCAAGGAAATGATGAACGGATTGTCGAAGTGCTAGAGATCAGCAATCAACGTAAAGGTGCACCAGAAGCTCAGTTACTCTACCGTGAAACCGTAGAAAGCCTTGAACAACGCGACAAGATGGCGATGGCACGTAAGATGAATGCTCTCACGATGCCACATCCTGACAGACGTCCCGATAAAAAAGAGCGTCGGACTCTGCTAAAATTTAAACACACGAACTCCCATGAATCGTCTTAA